In one window of Nodosilinea sp. PGN35 DNA:
- a CDS encoding NACHT domain-containing NTPase yields the protein MQSLPADFLKAQAKRYDLSPEQTEALIKRLGDKDNEQADADTLHISVNALRSRMTGVYTKFRTKCEISQKGPGKLRELHDCLLSEYRKVAPAGSEIIEVGTEVNALVKSIRAQVHDDIQSRCGTMHVLDMEQPIGLDDIYTHVNILKKLSRNQQPPGDEWLKCDPENFDRFLIGHVRQPRVHGLQAVEEHSQLMILGKPGAGKTTFLKRLAILCNQGEFQPQRVPVFVTLKEYADDEKKPKLQTYIQTQWQACGVKEAEALTTIQTNCRALVLLDGLDEVSETDHDRVLQDIKTFAHQFRNCQCVITCRTAVREYIFGQFTEVEVADFNLEQITEFATKWFVGKNDPEKAKVFIKELNDKDNKPIRALAVTPILLALLCLAFEETSEFPRNRSDFYRQGTDWLLSRWDDRKGIRRDLIYKRLSLPNKKKLLSHLAFETFEQGNYFFKQVAIEQHIIRYICDLPGANNDDEALQLDGEAVLKSIESQNGLLIKRARGIYSFSHLTFQEYFTAQHIINSTTNPKLVLQNLAAHITEERYREVFLLSVEMLPQADTLLTLMKLQIDCLLADNSSTTSNLQLFLDWVKQKATSAKTSYRPAVTRAFYFSFGFSLECYSHNLARSLDRDFEVDLDPDYDLDRACDVALDDFLYFSKILALEFTNAEDPDHDLIYNLSVAEKLADKVDPQVKIYIQELTAALPDRESQTIFKWWWRWIGPLWVYLLRTVMITYRDIGYDWEFSDDQVRQALQYYRANQFLIECLNSNCYVTKATRQYIEDTLLLPLSEIEKYPVPDAIVNL from the coding sequence ATGCAGTCTTTACCTGCCGACTTTTTAAAAGCCCAGGCCAAACGCTACGACCTATCGCCAGAGCAAACTGAGGCACTGATCAAGCGGTTGGGCGATAAAGACAACGAGCAAGCGGATGCTGACACTTTGCATATCAGCGTGAACGCTTTGCGGAGCCGCATGACTGGGGTTTACACCAAGTTCAGGACTAAATGCGAAATTAGCCAAAAGGGACCAGGGAAACTCCGTGAGTTACACGACTGTTTGTTGAGTGAGTATCGAAAGGTAGCACCAGCTGGCTCTGAGATTATAGAAGTCGGGACAGAAGTCAATGCCTTGGTGAAGAGCATTCGTGCTCAGGTGCATGACGACATCCAATCCCGCTGCGGCACTATGCACGTACTGGATATGGAACAGCCCATTGGCCTGGACGACATCTATACCCACGTTAACATTCTCAAAAAACTCTCAAGGAATCAGCAACCTCCAGGGGATGAGTGGCTGAAATGTGACCCCGAAAACTTTGACCGCTTTTTGATCGGGCATGTACGTCAACCGAGAGTCCATGGTTTGCAAGCGGTTGAAGAACACAGCCAATTGATGATTTTGGGCAAGCCGGGGGCGGGTAAGACCACCTTTTTGAAGCGGTTGGCCATTCTATGCAATCAGGGAGAATTTCAGCCTCAGCGGGTGCCAGTGTTTGTGACGCTGAAGGAATACGCTGACGACGAGAAAAAACCTAAACTACAGACTTACATTCAAACCCAGTGGCAAGCCTGCGGTGTGAAAGAAGCCGAAGCCCTTACCACTATCCAAACCAATTGCCGAGCCCTTGTGCTACTGGATGGTTTGGACGAAGTCTCAGAAACCGACCACGACCGAGTCCTGCAAGACATCAAAACTTTTGCCCACCAGTTTAGAAATTGCCAGTGCGTGATCACTTGCCGCACTGCTGTGAGGGAATACATCTTTGGGCAATTTACTGAAGTGGAGGTAGCCGATTTCAACTTAGAGCAAATTACCGAGTTTGCTACCAAGTGGTTTGTCGGCAAGAATGACCCTGAAAAGGCCAAAGTTTTCATTAAAGAGTTGAATGATAAGGATAATAAACCTATTCGCGCACTAGCAGTTACACCGATCCTCCTAGCCTTACTCTGCCTGGCATTTGAGGAAACATCTGAATTCCCGAGGAATCGCTCTGATTTCTATCGACAAGGAACAGACTGGCTTCTGAGCAGGTGGGACGATAGGAAGGGTATTAGAAGAGATCTGATCTATAAGAGACTATCACTCCCAAACAAGAAAAAGTTGTTGAGCCATCTTGCCTTTGAAACCTTTGAACAAGGCAATTATTTCTTCAAGCAAGTTGCCATTGAGCAACACATCATCCGCTACATCTGTGATCTGCCCGGTGCAAACAACGACGACGAAGCCCTGCAACTAGACGGCGAAGCTGTGCTGAAATCTATCGAGTCCCAGAACGGCTTGCTGATAAAGCGAGCCAGGGGTATTTACTCATTTTCTCATCTCACTTTTCAGGAATACTTCACTGCTCAGCACATCATTAACTCCACTACTAATCCAAAGCTGGTGTTACAAAATCTGGCTGCTCACATCACCGAAGAACGCTACCGTGAAGTCTTTTTACTTTCAGTTGAGATGTTGCCTCAGGCTGATACGTTACTGACTTTAATGAAGCTACAGATCGATTGTCTCCTAGCCGATAACAGCAGTACAACCTCGAATCTACAGCTCTTTTTAGATTGGGTAAAACAAAAAGCAACTTCAGCCAAAACATCCTATAGGCCTGCCGTAACTCGCGCTTTCTACTTTTCCTTTGGATTTAGCCTTGAATGTTACTCCCACAATCTCGCCCGTTCTCTTGATCGTGATTTTGAGGTCGATCTTGATCCTGACTACGATCTTGACCGTGCTTGTGACGTTGCGCTTGACGATTTCCTCTATTTCTCTAAAATTCTTGCCCTTGAGTTCACCAATGCTGAAGATCCCGACCACGATCTTATTTACAATCTCTCTGTCGCTGAGAAGCTGGCTGACAAAGTCGATCCTCAAGTGAAGATTTACATCCAGGAATTGACGGCAGCACTACCTGATAGAGAGAGTCAAACCATATTTAAGTGGTGGTGGCGATGGATTGGCCCATTGTGGGTTTATCTACTGAGGACTGTAATGATTACATATCGAGATATTGGATACGATTGGGAATTTAGCGACGACCAAGTAAGACAAGCACTTCAGTACTACAGAGCCAACCAGTTTTTGATCGAATGTCTCAACAGCAATTGCTACGTCACCAAAGCCACCCGGCAATACATCGAAGACACCCTCCTGCTGCCCCTCAGCGAAATCGAAAAATATCCAGTCCCCGATGCCATAGTGAACCTATAG
- the psbQ gene encoding photosystem II protein PsbQ codes for MGRFRPLLGILLAVVASCLVACGGPAAKIPTTYTPEILQQVELYTPAVAELRDRFPELQGYIQKKDWVNVQSFIHGPMGEMRARVNRLANTLLTKDKPQAQSLAKELYVHLERLDEAAANNQQVIAGQEYRNALDDFDSFLSLVPTFQ; via the coding sequence ATGGGACGCTTTAGACCTCTTTTGGGAATTTTGCTGGCGGTAGTCGCCTCCTGCCTGGTGGCCTGCGGTGGCCCGGCGGCTAAGATACCGACCACCTACACCCCCGAAATTTTGCAGCAGGTAGAGCTGTACACCCCTGCCGTGGCCGAGCTGCGCGATCGCTTCCCCGAGCTTCAGGGCTACATTCAAAAGAAAGACTGGGTCAACGTGCAGAGCTTCATCCACGGCCCTATGGGCGAAATGCGGGCGCGGGTCAACCGGCTGGCCAACACCCTGCTGACCAAAGATAAGCCCCAGGCCCAATCTCTCGCCAAAGAACTCTACGTTCACCTGGAGCGCCTCGATGAGGCCGCTGCCAACAACCAGCAGGTGATTGCCGGGCAAGAGTACCGCAATGCTCTAGATGACTTTGACTCCTTCTTGAGTCTGGTGCCCACGTTTCAATAG
- a CDS encoding amino acid ABC transporter permease yields MNLDFGQIIPSLPFILNGILVTLRFTVLSALFGFTLGTLLSLLKISKIKPLRWFAEFYTSIFRGTPLILQLALVYFATPQLIGYRISPIEAGVFTFSLNSAAYSSETIRAGIMAVDKGQREASMSLGVAYRPMMLDIILPQAFKNILPALVNETIALLKDSALVSTIGVLDLMRRAQVVAGQTFLYFEPLIVVGVIYYVMVMGLTQAAQVLERRMRRSD; encoded by the coding sequence ATGAACTTAGACTTCGGCCAAATTATTCCATCGCTGCCCTTCATCCTGAATGGCATTCTGGTTACCCTCCGCTTTACGGTGCTGTCGGCCCTGTTTGGCTTTACCCTGGGCACGCTGCTGTCGCTGCTCAAGATCTCTAAGATCAAGCCGCTGCGCTGGTTTGCGGAGTTCTACACCTCGATCTTTCGGGGCACGCCGCTGATTTTGCAGCTGGCGCTGGTGTACTTTGCCACCCCCCAGCTGATTGGCTACCGCATCTCACCCATTGAGGCGGGGGTGTTTACCTTTTCGCTCAACTCGGCGGCCTACAGCTCGGAGACCATTCGGGCGGGCATTATGGCGGTGGACAAGGGCCAGCGGGAGGCTTCGATGTCGCTGGGGGTGGCCTACCGCCCGATGATGCTCGACATTATTTTGCCCCAGGCGTTTAAGAACATTTTGCCCGCCCTGGTGAATGAGACCATTGCGCTACTGAAAGATTCGGCCCTGGTGTCTACCATTGGGGTATTAGACCTGATGCGGCGGGCCCAGGTGGTGGCCGGGCAGACCTTCCTCTACTTTGAGCCGCTGATCGTGGTGGGGGTGATCTATTACGTCATGGTCATGGGCCTGACCCAGGCCGCCCAAGTTCTAGAGCGGAGGATGCGCCGCAGTGATTAG
- a CDS encoding DUF5615 family PIN-like protein, with protein sequence MSLSVYMDENVHGAITSGLRLRSVDVLTVQEDGRSGIDDDLVLSRAIELGRIVFSQDRDLLIEAQRCQIEEIPFPGVVYGHQLMVRIGDCIRDLELIAKLGEPEEFENQVQFLPL encoded by the coding sequence ATGAGCCTCAGTGTGTATATGGATGAAAATGTTCATGGCGCAATCACCAGCGGGTTGCGCCTCAGATCGGTGGATGTTTTAACCGTTCAAGAAGATGGCCGCTCCGGTATTGATGACGATTTGGTGTTGAGTCGGGCCATAGAATTAGGCCGCATTGTTTTCTCTCAAGATCGAGACCTCTTGATTGAAGCTCAGCGATGCCAAATAGAGGAAATACCTTTCCCTGGAGTAGTCTACGGGCATCAGCTCATGGTTCGCATTGGCGACTGCATCCGCGACCTAGAGCTAATCGCCAAATTGGGAGAACCAGAGGAATTCGAGAATCAAGTCCAATTTCTACCGCTATAG
- a CDS encoding glutamine amidotransferase, producing MVTHQPTSNPGRVGEVLRELGFPLDIRCPALGHPLPATLDHHSGTVVFGGPMSANDDHLDFIAQELRWIALALAADKPYLGICLGAQLLARALGAAVTPHPTGAREIGYYPILPTPTGRGLLPGPLIVYQWHQEGFALPTGSHLLATGPTFPHQAFRYGRRAYGLQFHPEITAAMVNHWTTEGADQLACPGAQGRAYHLSQHRLYGAAVKRWLRQFLATWLGATTQAEAVWGQYHPLHQSPPGSLPRASGPQTMTETG from the coding sequence ATGGTTACGCACCAGCCCACCTCCAACCCAGGCCGGGTGGGAGAGGTGCTGCGAGAGCTGGGCTTTCCCCTCGACATCCGCTGCCCAGCCCTGGGGCACCCGCTGCCTGCCACCCTAGACCACCACAGCGGTACGGTGGTGTTTGGTGGCCCCATGAGCGCCAACGACGACCACCTCGACTTCATTGCCCAAGAACTCCGGTGGATTGCCCTGGCCCTGGCCGCCGATAAACCCTACCTGGGCATCTGCCTGGGAGCACAGCTGCTGGCCCGCGCCCTGGGGGCCGCCGTCACCCCCCACCCCACAGGAGCGCGCGAAATTGGCTACTACCCCATTCTGCCCACCCCGACGGGTCGCGGGCTACTGCCCGGCCCGCTGATAGTCTACCAGTGGCACCAGGAGGGGTTTGCGCTGCCGACGGGCAGCCACCTGCTGGCCACCGGCCCTACCTTTCCCCACCAGGCGTTTCGCTACGGCAGGCGGGCCTACGGGCTGCAATTCCATCCCGAAATCACCGCTGCTATGGTCAACCACTGGACTACCGAGGGGGCCGACCAGCTGGCCTGCCCTGGTGCCCAAGGGCGGGCCTACCACCTCAGCCAGCACCGCCTCTACGGCGCGGCGGTGAAGCGCTGGCTGCGCCAGTTTTTGGCCACTTGGCTGGGGGCCACTACCCAGGCCGAGGCGGTCTGGGGGCAGTACCATCCGCTTCACCAGAGCCCGCCGGGGTCTCTGCCCCGCGCTTCGGGCCCCCAGACCATGACCGAAACCGGCTAA
- a CDS encoding NAD(P)-dependent oxidoreductase yields MNIGVIGTGLMGAPMALRLLSAGHKVWVYNRTPERLKPLELAGAKVCATPLALLQQVEAVIFMVTNGEAVRSLLESMGLGTRAASLAGKAILQMGTIAPAESQQLSQTVAAAGGTYLEAPVLGSIPEAKNGRLIVMVGAETDAYQRWQTLLGCLGTTLYHVGPVGSAATLKLAMNQLIGSLTAAFAQSLGLVQAAGIDVETFMAVVRQSALYAPTFDKKLHRMQTRQFADPNFPTKHLLKDMGLFVEAAQAAGLSPFPAESVRHLVEQAVQAGLEDDDYAALFNVVSPLPKPE; encoded by the coding sequence GTGAATATTGGGGTAATTGGCACCGGGCTCATGGGAGCGCCCATGGCCCTCAGGCTGCTGTCGGCCGGGCACAAGGTCTGGGTCTACAACCGCACGCCCGAGCGGCTCAAACCGCTGGAGCTGGCGGGGGCAAAGGTCTGTGCTACGCCCCTGGCCCTACTTCAGCAGGTGGAGGCCGTTATTTTTATGGTCACCAATGGGGAGGCGGTGCGATCGCTCCTAGAGTCCATGGGCCTGGGCACTCGCGCAGCCTCCCTGGCCGGTAAAGCCATCCTGCAAATGGGCACCATTGCCCCCGCCGAGAGCCAGCAGCTCAGCCAAACCGTCGCCGCCGCCGGGGGCACCTACCTGGAGGCCCCCGTGCTGGGCAGCATTCCCGAGGCCAAAAACGGCAGGCTGATCGTCATGGTGGGGGCCGAAACCGACGCCTACCAGCGCTGGCAAACCTTGCTGGGGTGCCTGGGCACCACCCTCTACCACGTCGGCCCCGTGGGCAGCGCCGCCACCCTCAAGCTGGCCATGAACCAGCTGATTGGCTCCCTCACCGCTGCCTTTGCCCAGAGCCTCGGGCTGGTGCAGGCCGCCGGTATTGATGTCGAAACCTTCATGGCCGTGGTGCGCCAGAGCGCCCTCTACGCCCCCACCTTCGACAAAAAGCTGCACCGCATGCAGACCCGCCAGTTCGCCGACCCCAACTTTCCCACCAAGCACCTGCTCAAGGATATGGGGCTGTTTGTAGAGGCTGCCCAGGCCGCCGGGCTCTCCCCCTTCCCTGCCGAGAGCGTGCGCCACCTCGTCGAGCAGGCCGTGCAGGCGGGGCTCGAAGACGACGACTACGCCGCCCTGTTCAATGTCGTCAGCCCTCTGCCCAAACCCGAGTGA
- a CDS encoding Uma2 family endonuclease encodes MLLTANELEKLQSEHPEYRMELVDGEVNIMSPSGYEADEVSTELAAQIRNWVRPRQLGRVTGSSAGFILPNADTRAPDVSFVRAERLRRSPRAFAELAPDLMVEVKSPTDKLTKLRSKIQDFLALGTQVGILIDPETRCVEVYRAGDEAILLGDGDRLTLPDLLPGWEVAVADLWPLVFE; translated from the coding sequence ATGCTGCTAACCGCTAATGAACTCGAAAAGCTTCAGAGCGAACATCCCGAATACCGGATGGAGCTGGTGGACGGGGAGGTAAACATTATGAGTCCTTCGGGGTACGAGGCGGATGAAGTCTCGACTGAGCTAGCGGCCCAGATTCGCAACTGGGTGCGCCCCCGCCAGCTGGGTCGAGTGACGGGCTCCAGCGCTGGGTTCATACTGCCTAACGCCGACACCCGCGCTCCCGATGTGTCGTTTGTGAGAGCTGAGCGGCTGCGGCGTAGCCCCCGCGCCTTTGCGGAACTGGCCCCCGACCTGATGGTGGAGGTGAAATCGCCCACCGACAAGTTGACCAAGCTGCGGAGCAAAATTCAGGATTTTTTGGCCCTGGGCACCCAGGTGGGCATTCTCATCGACCCGGAGACCCGCTGTGTAGAGGTGTATCGAGCCGGGGATGAGGCAATTCTTTTGGGGGATGGCGATCGCCTGACGCTGCCCGACCTGCTGCCGGGCTGGGAGGTGGCGGTGGCTGACCTGTGGCCGCTGGTATTTGAGTAG
- a CDS encoding DUF433 domain-containing protein, which translates to MSSTTTDYKHIVLNDRQVPVIEGSTMKVIEIAMAQRAHGWTPEEIHINHRHLTMGQIHSALSYYWDHQSELEAAMDAELREIETLRQAAGESPFVARLKAQNLLP; encoded by the coding sequence ATGTCCTCAACCACCACTGACTACAAGCACATTGTCCTCAACGATCGCCAGGTGCCGGTCATCGAAGGCAGCACCATGAAAGTGATTGAAATTGCCATGGCCCAGCGCGCCCACGGATGGACGCCTGAAGAAATTCACATCAACCATCGCCATCTGACCATGGGCCAAATCCACAGCGCCCTCTCTTACTATTGGGATCATCAGTCAGAGCTAGAAGCTGCCATGGATGCAGAACTGCGGGAAATTGAAACCCTGCGGCAGGCCGCTGGGGAATCTCCCTTCGTAGCTCGGCTCAAAGCTCAAAACCTGCTCCCATGA
- a CDS encoding DUF2949 domain-containing protein, which produces MTVSTQPHLIRFLQDELAISTASIQVALKHSEQDPGPLPMILWQYGLVTLEQLEQIYDWMEAA; this is translated from the coding sequence ATGACGGTGAGTACCCAACCCCATCTAATTCGGTTCCTACAGGATGAATTGGCTATTTCGACGGCCTCAATTCAGGTCGCCCTCAAGCACAGCGAGCAAGACCCTGGGCCGCTGCCCATGATTCTGTGGCAGTACGGTTTAGTAACCCTGGAGCAACTAGAGCAGATCTATGACTGGATGGAAGCGGCTTAA
- a CDS encoding amino acid ABC transporter ATP-binding protein, with protein MIRIEHLVKSFGPLEVLKDISTEVGSGEVVAIIGPSGSGKSTLLRCINLLEVPTAGHIFVDGIDITSPKCDILKVRQNVGMVFQHFNLFPHKTVMGNLTYAPMKVKGLSKADASKIALDLLTKVGLAEKADQYPSRLSGGQKQRVAIARALAMEPAVMLFDEPTSALDPEMVKEVLEVMKALVETGITMCIVTHEMGFAREVADRVLFLDGGYLVEDAPPDVFFSAPKSDRAQQFLEKVL; from the coding sequence GTGATTAGAATCGAGCATTTAGTCAAATCCTTCGGGCCGCTGGAGGTGTTGAAGGATATTTCGACTGAGGTGGGCAGCGGCGAGGTGGTGGCGATCATCGGCCCCTCGGGGTCGGGCAAATCGACGCTGCTGCGCTGCATCAACCTGCTGGAGGTGCCCACCGCCGGGCACATCTTCGTCGATGGGATCGATATCACCTCCCCCAAGTGCGACATTCTCAAGGTGCGCCAAAACGTGGGCATGGTGTTTCAGCACTTCAACCTGTTTCCCCACAAGACGGTGATGGGCAACCTCACCTACGCGCCGATGAAGGTAAAGGGCCTCTCCAAGGCCGACGCCAGCAAGATCGCGCTGGATTTGCTCACCAAGGTGGGGCTGGCGGAAAAGGCCGACCAGTACCCCTCGCGGCTGTCGGGGGGGCAAAAGCAGCGGGTGGCGATCGCCCGCGCCCTGGCCATGGAACCCGCCGTGATGCTGTTTGACGAACCCACCAGCGCCCTCGACCCCGAAATGGTCAAAGAAGTGCTGGAGGTGATGAAAGCCCTGGTGGAAACAGGCATTACCATGTGCATCGTCACCCACGAGATGGGCTTTGCCCGCGAGGTGGCCGATCGCGTGCTGTTTCTCGACGGCGGCTACCTGGTGGAAGACGCGCCGCCGGATGTGTTCTTTAGTGCGCCGAAGAGCGATCGCGCCCAGCAGTTTTTAGAGAAGGTGTTGTAG
- the folP gene encoding dihydropteroate synthase — MSVLTAPAPWTIRDRTFTWGSRTYIMGVLNITPDSFSDGGQFNTVERAMAQARHLVHHGTDILDIGGQSTRPGAESISRTEELERVIPVIEAIRRDDDDTLAQAIISVDTTRSSVARAAVRAGADIVNDISAGTYDKGMLSTVADLGVPIMIMHLRGTPITMQQRTEYHDLVGEIHEFLQHQIEAAIAVGVKPSKIAVDPGLGFAKTYEQSLELLRQISRFRDLGLPLLVGPSRKSFIGWILDQPDPQRRVWGTAAACCAAIAGGADIIRVHDGAEMHDVCRVADAVWRGKGVMG, encoded by the coding sequence ATGTCTGTGCTGACAGCCCCCGCTCCCTGGACAATTCGCGATCGCACCTTCACCTGGGGCAGCCGCACGTACATTATGGGGGTGCTCAACATCACCCCCGACAGCTTTAGCGACGGCGGCCAGTTCAATACTGTCGAACGGGCAATGGCCCAGGCGCGCCATCTGGTGCACCACGGCACCGACATTCTCGACATTGGCGGCCAGTCTACCCGGCCTGGGGCCGAGTCAATTTCCCGCACCGAGGAGCTGGAGCGGGTGATTCCGGTGATTGAGGCGATTCGCCGCGACGACGACGACACCCTGGCCCAGGCGATTATTTCGGTGGATACCACCCGGTCATCGGTGGCGCGGGCGGCGGTGCGGGCGGGGGCCGATATTGTCAACGATATTTCGGCGGGCACCTATGACAAGGGCATGCTCTCAACGGTGGCCGACCTGGGGGTGCCAATTATGATCATGCACCTGCGGGGCACCCCAATCACCATGCAGCAGCGCACCGAATATCACGATCTGGTGGGCGAGATCCACGAATTTTTGCAGCACCAGATCGAGGCGGCGATCGCGGTGGGCGTCAAACCCAGCAAAATTGCCGTGGACCCCGGCCTGGGCTTTGCCAAAACCTACGAGCAAAGCCTGGAGCTGCTGCGGCAGATCAGCCGGTTTCGCGATCTGGGGCTGCCGCTGCTGGTTGGCCCTTCCCGCAAGAGCTTCATCGGCTGGATTTTAGACCAGCCCGACCCCCAGCGGCGGGTGTGGGGCACAGCGGCGGCCTGCTGTGCGGCGATCGCCGGGGGAGCTGACATTATCCGCGTCCACGATGGGGCGGAGATGCATGACGTGTGCCGGGTGGCGGATGCGGTGTGGCGGGGGAAAGGGGTGATGGGGTGA
- a CDS encoding FAD-binding oxidoreductase → MKRITVIGCGVVGAAIAYELSLCPGIQVVVVDGAPPAQGSTAAALGVAMAVISHKVKGRNWRLRERSLKRYQTLILELASLTGRSIQHNAQGILSLCFAAEDLPRWRSLQAIRQGQGYPLEIWEPGQVGDRCPHLNGEGVVAGIYSPQDFQVNPTDLTLALVAGAQAHGAEFYFGEPVTGFGGVEVEVAPQEDWRCTAVHTLSQSFAADAIVLATGLGTLPLTQALHRPTAIGPVLGQALRIHLDEPMGSSEFQPVVNGHDIHLVPLGGSDYWVGATVEFPPETSLDEALAMQPEAARLDEVLAGAIAYCPALANGMITQRWSGLRPRPQGQAAPVIQPLTGYSNIWLATGHYRNGVLLAPATALAVRDELERPG, encoded by the coding sequence TTGAAGCGAATCACCGTTATTGGCTGCGGCGTTGTGGGGGCTGCAATCGCCTACGAGCTGAGCCTCTGCCCAGGGATTCAGGTTGTCGTAGTTGATGGTGCTCCCCCCGCCCAGGGCTCTACCGCCGCTGCTTTGGGGGTGGCTATGGCGGTGATTAGCCACAAGGTAAAGGGGCGCAACTGGCGACTGCGAGAGCGCAGCCTCAAGCGCTATCAAACGCTGATTCTTGAGTTGGCATCGCTGACGGGGCGTTCAATTCAGCACAATGCCCAGGGCATTCTCAGCCTGTGTTTTGCGGCGGAAGACTTACCTCGGTGGCGATCGCTCCAGGCAATTCGCCAGGGCCAGGGCTACCCCCTGGAGATTTGGGAACCGGGTCAGGTGGGCGATCGCTGCCCCCACCTCAATGGCGAGGGAGTCGTTGCTGGTATCTACTCGCCCCAAGATTTTCAAGTTAACCCTACCGATCTCACCCTGGCGCTGGTAGCCGGTGCTCAGGCGCATGGGGCCGAGTTTTACTTCGGGGAGCCGGTAACGGGATTTGGTGGGGTCGAGGTGGAGGTTGCCCCCCAGGAAGATTGGCGCTGTACGGCTGTGCATACGCTAAGTCAAAGCTTTGCAGCGGATGCGATCGTGTTGGCAACGGGCTTGGGCACGCTGCCCCTCACCCAGGCGCTCCACCGGCCCACCGCCATTGGCCCGGTGCTGGGCCAGGCGCTGCGGATTCATCTGGATGAACCCATGGGCAGTTCAGAGTTTCAGCCCGTGGTCAACGGCCACGACATTCATCTGGTGCCCCTGGGGGGCAGCGACTACTGGGTGGGGGCCACGGTGGAGTTTCCGCCCGAAACCAGCCTAGACGAGGCCCTGGCCATGCAGCCCGAGGCCGCCCGGCTCGATGAGGTGCTGGCCGGGGCGATCGCCTACTGCCCGGCCTTAGCCAACGGCATGATCACCCAGCGCTGGTCGGGCCTGCGCCCCCGCCCCCAGGGCCAGGCGGCCCCGGTCATCCAACCGCTGACCGGCTACAGCAATATCTGGCTGGCCACTGGCCACTACCGCAACGGCGTTCTGCTCGCCCCCGCCACCGCCCTGGCCGTACGCGATGAACTGGAGCGGCCAGGCTGA
- a CDS encoding ABC transporter permease: MKYARETLAVAQRILVELGRRRRSLVFWAIFPVVLLVLNSLILQERLQITLAEAYTQAAPSTLVGAALFFSGLGGSVATVVSEREQKTLKRLFLSPLSGVSYFLGIGLAYGVIGLAQAGLVYAIALAEGATLDGNPLANLLIVVLSIAAYVGVGFVLGTQLARRTEDVNALIAAFGIPLMILGGTFLPTDFFPDSLAQLTRYNPIYHMIEALSGVVVEGSTLEAVGEHVVFLGLFAIAMVVAGWLAYRRMVQVERQL; encoded by the coding sequence ATGAAATACGCGCGAGAAACCCTGGCGGTTGCCCAGCGAATTTTGGTGGAGCTGGGACGGCGGCGGCGCAGCCTGGTGTTTTGGGCAATTTTCCCGGTTGTGCTGCTGGTGCTCAACAGTTTGATTTTGCAGGAGCGCTTGCAGATCACCCTGGCCGAGGCCTACACCCAGGCGGCCCCCTCGACCCTGGTGGGGGCGGCGCTGTTTTTCAGCGGGCTGGGGGGCAGCGTGGCCACGGTGGTCTCAGAGCGCGAGCAAAAGACCCTCAAGCGCCTGTTTCTGTCGCCCCTCAGCGGGGTGTCGTACTTTTTGGGCATTGGCCTGGCCTACGGAGTAATTGGGCTGGCCCAGGCGGGGCTGGTCTACGCGATCGCCCTGGCGGAGGGGGCCACCCTCGACGGCAACCCCCTGGCCAACCTGCTGATTGTGGTGCTCAGCATTGCCGCCTACGTGGGGGTGGGGTTTGTGCTCGGCACCCAGCTGGCCCGCCGCACCGAAGACGTCAACGCCCTGATCGCCGCCTTTGGCATTCCGCTGATGATTTTGGGGGGCACCTTTCTGCCTACGGACTTTTTCCCCGACTCCCTGGCCCAGCTCACCCGGTACAACCCCATCTACCACATGATCGAAGCCCTCTCAGGGGTGGTGGTCGAGGGCAGCACCCTGGAAGCGGTGGGCGAGCACGTGGTGTTTTTGGGGCTATTTGCGATCGCCATGGTGGTGGCTGGCTGGCTGGCCTACCGCCGCATGGTGCAGGTCGAGCGCCAGCTCTAG